The DNA sequence TTACTACTTTATTTGGAACTAACGACATCGGCAGGCATACAGAAAGGACATATTACGTTACTTTAACAACGCCATTGGTTAAATAATaacacataaaaacataaaggTAGATAAAAGATTTTTGTATCTTCTTCCGAAAACTTCCGGCGAACTTCcgaatgtgtttttatttttctttaatttcacAGAATTTATCTATTCCGTCGCAAGCGGtcgtttctgtttgtttgtccaATTTATTCGTGTCTTTTatttagcacccaactcatGATCGCATGTCTGCGATGTGTTTCCCCGTGGTCGTTTGTTCTTTCGCTGCTCACACTGCAAGGGCAGGAGGGAGCACGGTAGATGCGCACGACTCGGAAGAGGATGGACGGggttttgtaaacaaacgcgTAGTGGCACGGGGATTTATAATTGCCACCGTTGCCACAAGCAAGAAACCTCCAGAAGCCTCCACGCCCAACCCCCAACCCTCCTTCCACCTGCCAAATTTCGGTGTCAATCAATACCCGAAACGTCAAACGGGGGTGTCGAAAACTTTGCCCGTTTCGCCGTTCCACGACCAAAGGTGGATTCTttcgtttatttgttttttttgtttttgcttttaccATTTTGATAACAGCCACTGCCTCCGCTGTGTCCCTGGGTGTTTGCTGGCTTTGCACGCCCTGACCCCGAACGTCAAACTTTTCAGCAACTTTAGACGTTCCCGTTCGCCCCCCAACGCTTATCAACGGCAGGTAATCGACATGGACATGgcccccaaaaacaaaaactccgcCCGAACGACAGGGGCACCGATCGAACAGTTTTCCAATCCTTGGTCCAATGCCCCCAGAACTGGGGAGCacgagggagggagagaatgCCTAATTTGCATAGACAGCACGGAACCAGGACCACGGCCATTGGCGTGTGAGCACGGCGATtcacgaagcagcagcagctaagCAAACGGACCAAcggaacaaacaacaacaaagcaacGGGGTACAATGATCCTTTGCCCGTATTAATTGTCGCAGTGTCAACCTAAACCAGTCGGGAAAAAAGGGACCGCAAGTCATTCTTGCGGCAAGCCCTGTGCTAAGGGAACtgtttggtaaaaaaaagaaaaacaacgcacacacacacacaaacacaagcacgAGAGGAAAGGGTGAAGCACTGTCTAACCTCAAAACGGGCACGCGGACGCACGGACGGACTTAGGGCACCGAAACATTGCACGAAACATCCCGCGAATTGGCCATTACTTGGCGCGACTGGTGCCAACTCACCGTGACCattcgattgattttttttgtttgttgattaTAGGGGGAGGATtctgccgttgttgttgttgttgttggctgtTGGTCATGGTTCCGTGTCCTCCAAGTGGGCGCACGGAGGACACCTGGGAGCATTGGTGATGGAAggatggttttgtttattgGTGTTGCTAAGGAGATGTTTGAACCTCGGTTACTTTGCGCGGAGCGATGACACAGCACATTGTGCCACAGTTTGAGGCGTTTGCTGTCCTagagagggagcgagagaTGCAAAAAGCGTAAGAATAGTTTGAACGTTGTGGTATTACATTTTTTCTCACTTTCtctatctgtctctctctctctctttgccaGTTGGCACCAAGTGATCTCCAGAAGCTTCCAGAGTATAATGCTGAAATGTGGCATTTTTAGGTGCTTGAAGTCAATATCTCTGAAGCATTCAAAGTTTTTTGTCCGAATTGAAAACACTTTGATCCTCAAACGCGTAtgtcaaaagcttttttttttggtgagaaCTGAGACATTGAATACACTTTAGTTCTTCAATTTGAATTATCTCGGAAGCGTCCCGAACATAATCCAAGCAGCAGGAATTCTTGGATTTGGTAGCGTGTATCTGTTATGTCACTGGAATTAACTTGGACACTTCTTTGGAGCATTTAAAGTGTTGATCAATTTGTACGATTGATTGCTGCAGCTCTAATATCTGTAGTAGAATGATTGAGATCTTAAATACATACATCTGAAGTATTGAGATCATCAGGCTAGAATTAGAATACCATAAATCTTGTTGGTCGTATATCTGATGTCGCTGGCATTGAAAACACTTGGGCGTTTTTCTGAAACTTTTGTGGGAAAACTTGAATGTTAACTATCGAATGCTTCAACTCGAGTATCTGCAGCGCCCAGAGCAAAATGCTACAACTGAAAGCAATCGTTTCCACTTCTCTGAAGCATCCACAGCAAAATACTGCAATTGGAATCACTTCAGTCCTGCAACGTGTATCTCTGAACGTCTTTAATACATATCTCTGAAGCGTAGGAAACAGAACATGTAGGAATCTTTGATATTACTGGTATTTGAAAACGACATTTAAACTATTGAATGTTCCAACTCGAACATCTCAAGCATTCAGATCAGAATGCTATAATTGAAAATCACTAGAATTAGAAACATTTTGGAGATCCAACGCGAATCCCTAAGTTTTCTGGGGATGTTCCACAAAGTATAAACACTTGAATATAGGCAGAGCGTGTCTCTGGTGTGGCTGAAATTGCAAACTCTTGGGCTATTCACTGAAGCATTCAGAGCACAATGCCAGAATTCAAAACACTAATTTCCTTATCTCTGATCCAACCAGAGCAGAATGGTGGAAACACTTTTGGTACTTCAATGCAATACATCTCTCAGGCGTTCAGAATTGGGATCGCTTTGATCGTGTGTTGTGCATCTCTGTTCAAATGTGAGGATCCCAAGTATTAGAAGCAGAACAATAGAACTGAAAACACTTCGGTTCGCGTATCTAACGTACAACTGAGGCTAGAATTGCACACTTTTAGCGCCTCCAGCGTGTGCTCCTTGAAGCATCCAGCAAATAGTTTTGTAATTTGGAAAATCTCAGATCCTCAAACTGCTCGCTGGTCGAATTGGAGCTGCTGGGAAGTTGAAATTGCACCTCGTCAGATTGATAGTAGAATAGTCGAGTCGGGCTCCATTTTACATTTGCTTGAGAAAAGATCACTTTATTCCAATGTCCGAATCACGATTGTCCCGGCATCGcaccgagaaaaaaaaagaaggcgcAAAATCCCTCCCATCCATCCATGTGCGACTCTCCATCCACCGACCGGCAGATGCGTAGCAACCCATGGCACTTTGGGGACTTTACGcctttttctttgttgcaAGGGGCGACACCGAACGCACCaggcaccacacacacaaacttagTCCTTCTTGACGCTCGCCTTGATGAGCGACAGGTTGTTCTTCTGGAAGCACTGGAAGCCCCGGAACGCCCAGTGGCACACGTTGCCGTCGGTGTTGCTGCCCGCGCACTTGACGATCTCCTCGCGCACCTCGTCCGCGTCGCGGCCGTGGGCGAGCTGCACCACCAGGTTGTCCACGATCGGGCCGTTCGTGTCGTCGAACAGCTGCATCTTGTTGAAGATGCACTTGATGTAGCACTGGGTGGTGTCGTCCTCCGGGAAGTTCCACGACTTGTACTTCTCCACCAGCTCGTCCGACACGCCGAGCGACTTGACGCACTCGGCCCGGTACGCCAGCAGGTCTTCGCGCGTCTGCACCACAAACTCGGCGCTCACCTGGCGGTCCAGAACAAGGGCGGTTTGTGTTAGCTGCTGGCGGCCGGTGCCTTAGCGATCCTCGAATTGAGTGTACTTACCACCGCGGTGAAGGCTAGGAGGGCAACCACAAACTTCAACATCGTTGCGAATCGGGCACTGGAGGACGTGTGGGGCgagttgttgctgctgctgctgctgctgctgctggtgcaccTTTCAAGTACGGGGCAAAAACACGGACTGATGGCTACACTAGACCCGCTCGCCGGCTTTTATAatccccagcagcagcatcattcaTCCCAACCCGTGGGCAAGATCCCGCGCGTCCCGAacaatcagcagcagcagcaacagcagcagcaacagcattgATTTGCTCCACTTATTTACTTGATAGCCTGATAGCTCGATGCTTGTACGTTGACCCTCTCTCGGCTTGTCGGATGGGACGCTTTATCCACCGGGGTGTCCCGCGTCAGGCtttatttgattgtttggATTGGGGAGGGAGGGCCTCAATTACTGCTCTCACTTCCGCTCCTGCACTGCCACAACCGTCTCGGGTCTTCCAGGAAGTGATCAGCTGATCTGGCACCAAAGTGCACCCCGAGCTCTGATAACGAACCTTGTTGACAGAGAAACCGGGTGGCCCGCACCGGGGACCACTGATAGAAACGGCCCCAGCGGCGCAAGTCGCGATAATCGAACAGGCAGGCAGCGTCAACGGCGTTCGCTTTCGCCACCATTCTTTTCGGTTGGGGCTTACGGTGTTTATTGAAGACACTTAAGGCTAAACTACATGCCGACACCGAAAACGGTCGGTAAGCAATAGAGCAAACATGTTTCGGACCGGCCGGACCCGGGTCGTCAAAATAAGTCGTACTCGGTGCTCTGGATGCAGGCGAAGAACGTGTACGCCCGCAGGcacccgccgccgccgccgccgccaccggacGCGGGCGGCTCACGCAGACACCGGCTCGTCTCGCTGCGGATGTCGTCCGGGTCCTCCACGATCGCGTTGCTGTGCTGCATCTGGGCGTGCACGTTCGCC is a window from the Anopheles merus strain MAF chromosome X, AmerM5.1, whole genome shotgun sequence genome containing:
- the LOC121592013 gene encoding general odorant-binding protein 99a, whose translation is MLKFVVALLAFTAVVSAEFVVQTREDLLAYRAECVKSLGVSDELVEKYKSWNFPEDDTTQCYIKCIFNKMQLFDDTNGPIVDNLVVQLAHGRDADEVREEIVKCAGSNTDGNVCHWAFRGFQCFQKNNLSLIKASVKKD